TGCCGTCGCGCTCCAGCGTAGCGTTGAACGCCTTGCCGACTCCCCAGATCATGCTCACCGGCTGCGGCGCCAGGAAGCCAACCGCCTCGGCCTCTCCGATGACGGAGAAGCCGCGCGGCTTGCGGAAATCCGACGCGATCTTGGCGAGGAACTTGCAGTAGGAGAGACCGGCCGAAACCGTGATGCCGATCTCCTTCTCGACGGCCTGCGCAAAGCGCGCCAGCACCACCGCCGGCGGCAGACCGTGCAACCGCTCGGTGCCGGCGAGGTCGAGAAATGCCTCGTCGATCGACAGCGGCTCGACCAATGGCGTCAGCGCCTGCATCATGGCGCGCACTTCGCGGCCGACACGCACATATTTTTCCATGTTGGGCGGGATCACGACGGCCTCGGGGCAGGCCTCGAGCGCCTTGAACATCGGCATGGCGGAGCGCACGCCCCGGATGCGGGCAATGTAGCATGCGGTGGAGACCACCCCGCGCTTGCCGCCGCCTATGATCAGCGGCTTATCCTTGAGCGCCGGGTTGTCCCGCTTTTCGATCGCCGCGTAGAAGGCATCGCAGTCGATATGGGCCAGATGCAGCCGATAGAGCTCCGGATGGCGGGCAAGACGGGGGCTGCCGCAGCCCTCGCAGCGGCGCGTTTCGCTGCGCTGAAACGTCAGGCAGTCACGACAAAAACCGTGATCAGGATTGTTGACAGGGGCCGCCATTGCTGCGAACATAAAGAGAACAGAAGCAATGGTACGACAGTGCAGGGCCAGCGACAAGCTTGGCCTGGGGAGAACGTATGAGCACGATCATAGTACCGCTGACGCCAGAGCTCTGGCCTGAATTCGAGGACCTTTTCGGCAAGCAGGGCGCCTGTTACGGCTGCTGGTGCACGCATTTCCGGCTGGCGCCGGCGGCGCGGCGCGAGAGCAGCCGCGAACGCAACAAGGACCACATAAAGGCGCGCATCGAGGCCGGCCCGCCGCCCGGCCTGCTGGCCTTCGAGGATGGTAAGGCGGTGGGCTGGATGCAGATCGGACCGCGCGCCGACGTGCCCGAATGGAACAACAAGGGCAGGGGCTCGGCACCGATCGATCCCGCCGATGCTTCCGATCCAGCCGTTTGGGCGATCTCCTGCTTTTTCATTCGCGCCAAGGCGCGAGGACGGGGCATCACCCACCAGCTCGTCGAAGGCGGTGTCGATTTCGCCCGCAGAAGCGGGGCACGCCTTGTCGAGGCCTGCCCGATCGACCTGTCCCGCGATTCGCGCTCGATCGGGCTGTTCGTCGGCTCGTCGCGCGTGTTCGAAAAGGCCGGATTCGAGAGGCTCGTCGAGCGCAAAGCTGGCCGGCCATTGATGCGACTGGTGTTGGGCGCCTGAATATCGCTGTCTTGCAGTTGTGATTGTATTTCCCTACCAGAAGTACGAACAGATTTTTGCCTTTCGACCAAACGGAGAGTTGCCGTGACCCGTATGTTGCCAGTTGCCCTTACCGCGCTCCTGCTCAGCGCGCCCGCTTTCGGCCAGACCGTCGACAGCCAAGGCGCGAAGCAATTGTCCGATGACCTGTCCCGCTATGTTGGTAAACAGGCGCTCGACAAAGGCATCCTGAAGGTTTCGGTCGAAGGCAACGCCTACAAGATCGTTTTTGATTTCAAGGCTCTGGCCGGGACATTTCCCGACCAGAAGCTGATGAAATTCGACTTTGCGCCTTACGCCCTGCTGGTCAAGCCGCGCAGTGACGGGTCCTGGGATGTCTCGATGGATTTTTCGCAAAGCGCATCTTTCGAGTTCAACGGGCCCGAGGGGCTGCAAAGCACACAGTTTTCGATCAAGGACGGCAAGGGCAGCGGCGTCTATGATCCGAAACTGGCCGCCTTTACCAGCGGCGCCAGCTCGATCGCGAGCATGACGATGGCATCGAAGGACGCCAAGCAGCAGATCGATATGAGCGCCGGCGCGGGCACCGCGACCCTGTCCGCGACCAAGGCGGCCAATGGCGGCGTCGATTTCACGACGTCGCAAAAAATTTCGAGCTTCGTCGAAGCGATAAAATACAATGATCCCAAGAGCGGGCTGAATTTTCCGGTCACGATAAAGTCGCCGGAATTGTCGGTGGAAGCCAGCGGCAAGGGCGTGCAGACCAAGCCGCTGCTCGATCTCCTGGCATTTGCCGTGGCCAATGAAGACGAGAAGACGCTGAAGGCAAACCAGGCGCAACTCAAGTCGCTTCTGCTCGCCGCGCTTCCGGTATGGGAGCGCATCGATGGCACGTATAGCTTCAAGGATTTCGCGGTCGACAGCCCGATCGGCACTTTCGGGGCGACCCAACTCAGCGCCGCTTTCGGTACCGACGGCGTCTCCCAGAACGGCAAGATCAGCTATGGCATCAAGGCTTCAGGGCTGACCGTGCCGCAGCAGCTTTTGCCAAGCTGGAGCGTGGCGCTGCTGCCCACCGATATCGACCTGAATTTCGGCGGCGCGAATATCGATCTCGACAGCATGGCAAAGAAGGCTATCGAAGCCTTTGATCTCAATCACAAACCGCCGTTGTCGACGGAATTCGGCGACCAGCTCAAGGCCGACTTCCTGGCCAAGACGCCGAAGGTCGTTATCGATCACAGCACCGTCAAGAACAAAGACATGGAGATCGCGCTGGAAGGCGAGATGACAAGCTTCGGCCAGAAACCCGACGCGAGTCTCACTGTCGATGTCGCCGGCTTCGACAAGATCATGGCGCATCTGCAGGAGGCCGCAAAGGCGCAGCCGGAGATCGGGCAGTACGTGCCTGTCGCTCTCATGGCGAAGGGTTTTGCCAAAACGCTGCCGGATGGCAAGTTGGAGTGGGTTATCAACACCAAGGCTGACGGCTCGGTCGCTGTCAACGGTGTTGTGCTGAAGCCTGCCGATCCCGCAGTGGACGATAGCGTCAATGACGGTAACGGCGCGGATGATGGCAACGGCGACGATAATGGCGGTAGCGATAATGGCGGTAACGACAATGGCGGATCAGGGGCGAAACTGAACCCTTGAGGGTTCAACCCTCGATCCCGAAACCAAAGTCACTTTTGGGCGATTTGCCTTAGAACCCCAGCGCGCCCGCGATCTTCGGCCCGGCTTCGCGCCAGTCCTGGACGACAATGACATCGCCCAGGACTGGCGGCAGGAACGCACGCAGCGAATTGTCGGCCATCAGGTGGAAGAGATTTGCGTCGGCGACCGATTCCCGCACCGACGCCAGATTGTGCGGCTGATCGTCGACGAAAACCACCGGCCTGCGGCTGCTGCCGCGCAGCCTCGCCACCGCTGGTCCCTTGGCCATTTCAGTGGTCAGCAGCGGGTAGTTTAGCCCCAGGGCATCGAGATGGGCCCGGCGCACGGCACGATGCTTGTGCGGCATGGCCGTCAGCATGACGATCTCGGCGTTGTCGCCAAGTCTTGCCAAAGCTTCCACGGCACCGTCGGTGATGCTCTGCCAATCGGCTTGCGCATCGAAGAAATCGCCCAGAAGGGCCGTGACTTCCGGCTGTTCGATCAGGCGGCCGCTGGCCGTTTCGGCGATATTGCCGGTCAGCCGGAAGGACGCCAGTGTCAGGCCATAGCCGCGCGCCTTGAGGAAATGCGGAAAGGGGCGGATGAATTCGAGCACGACGTCGTCGACGTCGAGCACCAGCAGCGGCCGGTCGTCGGCCGCCAGTTCCTCGATCTGGCGCGCGGTCTCTGGATCATCGCTCATATGGAACGCTCATGGTTGTCGTCGCCGAGCGGCAAGGCGCGCAACGCCTTGCCCACGGCTGCCGGCGGCGTGCCGGTTTCCTCGGCAAAGCGCATCAGGGTCGGCTCGTGGGCGAGAATGAACTGCAGGACGCCAGCCAGGAATCCCGGCTCGCCGGCGGCCTTTCGGATTGAATGCGCCTCTATTCCGGTGATCGCCAGAAAACGCGGCAACAGCTCCGGATCGGAGGCAACGAAGCCCAGCGCCTTCACGGCAAGCGTTTCCGCCTCTTCGCGCATTGACGTCGCGTTTGCCATCACTACCTTCGGTATGCGGAATGAGTCTCTTCCGCAGTAATGGCAAGAATTGTTTGCGGCAAGCTTTTAGAACGCGGCGCGCCTTTTCGACGCGCGGGAAGACGGGTGGAAATCGCGCTGCTTTGCAGCCATAGGTTTCCGTTTCGTCAATCAAATTGCCGTATGGTGAAGCAGGGTTTGGTGCGCTCAAGGAAGAACGCATGACGGCTGCCTTCGAGCGGAGGGCGACCGGGACGGGATGTCGATGCCGAAGAAGGTCATGATCGTCGAGGACAATGAGCTCAATATGAAGCTCTTTCGGGACCTCATCGAAGCAAGCGGCTACGAGACGGTGCGTACTCGCAATGGTCTGGAGGCGCTCGACCTTGCCCGCCAGCATCGGCCGGATCTCATCCTGATGGACATCCAGTTGCCCGAAGTGTCGGGTCTGGAGGTGACCAAATGGCTGAAGGAAGACGACGATCTGCACGTCATCCCGGTCATCGCGGTGACTGCCTTCGCGATGAAAGGCGATGAGGAGCGCATCCGCCAGGGTGGCTGCGAGGCTTACATCTCGAAGCCGATCTCCGTGCCGCGTTTCATCGAAACCATCAAATCCTATCTGGGCGATGCCTGACATGCCTTTCCAGCCGAGCCGGAGCCTTGTGAAATGACCGCGCGGATCCTCGTCGTCGACGACATCCCTGCCAATGTGAGGCTGCTGGAGGTCCGGCTGCTGGCCGAATATTTCGAGGTGCTGACCGCCACCAACGGGCCCGATGCGATCGAGACCTGCGAGAACGGCAAGGTCGACGTGGTGTTGCTGGACGTCATGATGCCCGACATGGATGGGTTCGAGGTCTGCCGAAGACTGAAAAGCGATCCGGCGACGTCGCACATCCCGGTGGTGATGATCACCGCGCTCGACCAGGTGTCCGACCGCGTGCGCGGGCTGGAAGCCGGCGCTGACGACTTCCTGACCAAGCCCGTCAACGACCTGCAGCTGATGACGCGGGTCAAGAGCCTGGTCAGGTTGAAGTCTCTGACCGACGAGCTCAGGCTGCGCGCTTCGACGACCCGCAACATCGGCATCGAAGAGTTGCTCAGCCGCAATTTCGCATCCGAGGACGCGACGCCAAAAGTGCTTTTGATCGACGAGCGCAAATCGTCGGTCGAGCGCATCGAGAAGATGCTGCGCGACCGTGCGGACCTTGACGTCACCGCCGATCCGCACGCCGGTTTCTTCCAGGCCGCCGAGACACCCTACGAATGCGTGATGATCTCGACGGCCTTCGCCGATTTCGATCCGCTCAGGCTCTGCTCGCAGTTGCGCTCGCTCGACCGAACCCGTTTCGTGCCGATCATTCTGCTGGCGGAGGAGGGCGAGGAGGAGCGCATCATCCGCGGCCTAGAACTCGGCATCAACGACTATCTGATGCGGCCGATCGACCAGCAGGAACTGACGGCACGGCTGCGCACCCAGGTGCGCCGCAAGCGCTACAACGATCAATTGCGCGCCAGCGTCACCCAGACCATCGAGATGGCGGTGACGGACGGCCTGACCGGGCTGCATAACCGCCGCTATCTCGACAGCCATCTGCAGACGCTGTTCGACCGCGCCGTGGCGCGGCGCCGGCCGCTGTCGGTGATGATCACCGATCTCGACCGCTTCAAGTCGATCAATGACGCGCACGGCCACGATGGCGGCGACGAGGTGCTGCGGGAATTCGCGCGGCGGCTGCGCAAGAACGTCCGCGGCATCGACCTCGCCTGCCGGTTTGGCGGCGAGGAGTTCGTGGTGGTCATGCCGGACACCGACGGCGCGGTGGCCGAGAAGGTGGCCGAACGCATCCGCGCCGAAATCGCTCAAAAACCATTCGCCATCGGCGCCGACGGCAAAACCATCGAGGTCACCGTCAGTGTTGGCGTGTCGTCGGTACTGAAGGGCGTAGATACGGTGGCGGCTCTGATGAAGCGCGCCGATCTCGCGCTCTATGAAGCCAAGAGTGGCGGCCGCAACCGTGTTGTCGCCAAGGCGGCGTAACGGCCCATGCTCGATTATCCATGCGCTCCCGACAGGGTTACCCGTTTACCTTAATCCAAGCGATTCGCGAGCCTTGGTTAAGAAAGTGTTGATTTTCATAAGCTCTTGCGCAAGTGTGCTGGTCAAGACGAAGCCGGCACGAGGGTAGATAGCCAGCTCGATCTCTCGAATACCCCATGATGCTCAGGTCCGCCGCATCTCCTGGGTCCGTGGGGTCGGCCGGCCGGCGCTGGCACATAGTGGCCTCCTCGTACCGCTGCCAAACGCCGACCGGCCCCCTTTGTTTCAAAACGGACTCAAGACTCTGTACCAAGCCCCAATATCAGGGGCTTTTTTCATGCGCGGAAAATCTGACCAACCCTTCCTGAACTATGACGCTTCATCCGATGAGGCTGTTTGCCACTCGCCGACCGTGCCTCTCGCAGACGTTCGACAGCCTCCTGACAGGCGATTGACAGGGGGTTTTTTCTGTGCAGAAATTGGTTGGACCATTGGACCACTTGGAGGATGTGTGGACCAGAACAGCCTGCCACCTATCCAGACGACGGCGCGCGACGACGCCGTGCTGAAGGCTTTGGTGGGGTTTGTTCGCGCAGAAGCCCTGCAGCCCGGCGAGCGGCTGCCGACAGAGCGTATTCTGGCCGAGCGGCTGAAGGTCAGCCGCAACACGGTGCGCGAGGCGCTGACGCGGTGGGAGGGGCTTGGCCTGGTCGAGCGCCGGCAAGGCAGCGGCACCTATCTCAAGGCGGCCGTATCACCCGACATGCTGCATTTGCCGTTGACGCTGGCGGGCGGCAACGACTTCACCAGCCTGATGAGGACGCTGGAAATCCGGCGCGCGCTGGAAGCGGAAGCGGCGGCACTCTGCGCCGAGCGGGCGAGCCCGGCCGACATAGCCGAGATCGAACGCAGGCTCGACATCATGGAGCAGGCGTTTCGCAGCCGTGACGGCATGTCGTCGGAAGAGGACTGGGAATTCCATCAGGCGATCTACCGGGTTTCGGGCAATCCGCTGTTCGAACAGATCATCGCCGCCATGCACGAACTGTTCCACAGTTTCTGGGAGCATCCGCTCGGCGTGCGCGATTTTGGTCATGCCAGCTTTCCCTACCACCGCACCATCTACGAGTGCATCGCCGCGCGCGATCCGCAAGGCGCCCGCGCCGAGGCGCTCAAGCTGATCGCCACCGTTGAGGACGATCTCAAACGCGGTGCGGCCAAACTCAAATTTCCGAGCCAGACATGAATGAGCATCCGACCGGTTTCGATCACGATTATCTTACCGAGGCGGCGACGCTTCTGGCGCATGACGAACCGTTTCCGGGCGGCGCGGTGGTGCCGCCGATCTATCAGACGTCGTTGTTCACCTTCGCCAATTATGCCGAAATGGCCGACACTTTTGCCGGCAAACGAAAGCAGCCGATCTATTCGCGCGGCGACAATCCGACGGTGATGGAGTTCGAGACGCGCGTGGCCGCGCTCGAGGGCGCCGAGGCCGCGCGCGGCTTTTCCAGCGGCATGGCTGCGATCAGCGCCACCGTGCTTGCCTTCGTCGGAGCGGGCGAGCGCATCGTTGCGGTGCGCAATTGCTATGGCGATGCCTACCGCCTGTTCGAGCGGCTCCTGCCGAGGCTCAACATCAAGGTCGACTATGTCGACGGCTCCGATCCGGATGCGGTCGCGGCGGCTCTTCCCGGCGCCAAGCTGCTCTATCTGGAAAGCCCGACCTCGATGATGTTCGAGCTGCAGGACCTGCCGCACCTGACCCGGCTGGCCAGGGAGCAGGGCATCGTCACCACGATCGACAATTCCTGGGCGACGCCGGTGTTCCAGAAGCCGATCTCGCATGGCGTCGATCTCGTGCTGCATTCGGCCTCGAAATATCTCGGCGGCCATAGCGACACCGTCGCCGGCGTCGTGGCGGGTTCCGCCGCTCACATCAAGCATATCAACGAGCAGACGTACTCGTATCTCGGCGGCAAGCTGTCGCCGTTCGAGGCGTGGCTATTGCTGCGCGGATTGCGGACGCTGCCGCTGCGTTTGCCGCATCATATGAAGAGCGGCCTCACAATCGCCGAGCGGCTGAAGGCGCATGGCAATGTCGAGCGGGTCAACCATCCCGCCTATTCGAACCATCCAGGCAAGGCGACGCTGGCCGGCTATGCCGGCCTGTTCTCTTTCGAGGTGACGGACGATATCGACATCCCCGTCTTCGTCGATGCGCTGAACTTTTTCCGCATCGGCGTCAGTTGGGGCGGTCATGAGAGCCTGGTCGTGCCGGCCAAGGCGTCGCTGGAGCAGACGCCAGGACTGAATTCGATGGCGCGCTTCGGCGTCAGCCCCCGAACCATCCGCTTCAATGTCGGATTGGAAAGTGTCGAGGACCTCTGGGCCGATATCGCCCAAGCCTTCGAAAAAGCCAGAAAATAACAAGCGGGTTCAAAATGGGAGTCTTGAACATGAAAAAACTGACCGTCATGCTTGCCACCGTTGCGGGGCTGGCGATTTCCGCCGGAGGCGCGTTGGCCGATTCGACCCTCAAGATGGTCGAAGTCATCACCAGCCCGCCGCGCACCGAATTCCTGAAGAAGCAGATCGCCGAATTCGAGGCTGCCAATCCCGGCGTCAAGGTCGAGCTGATCTCGCTGCCCTGGGGACAGGCATTCGAAAAGTTTCTGACCATGGTGCAGGCCGGTGACACGCCCGACGTGGTCGAGATGCCGGAACGCTGGATGGGCCTCTATGCCAACAATGCCCAGCTCGAGGATCTTGGGCCCTACATGGCCAAGTGGGATGACGCCAAGACGCTCGGCGACCGCGCCAAACAGTTCGGCTCGACCGTCAACAACACCCAATTCATGATCCCTTACGGCTACTATGTGAACGCGCTGTTCTGGAACAAGAAGCTGTTCAAGGAAGCCGGCCTTGACGGCCCGCCGGCCACGCTCGACGAGTTCGTCGCCGACTCCAAGAAAATCTCCGCCATCCCGGGCAAGTACGGCTACTGCCTTCGCGGCGGGCCGGGTGCCTTCAACGGCATGCACATGTTCATGAACATTGCGGCCGGGAAGGGCGGCTATTTCAACGAGGACGGCACCTCGACCATCAACGAAGAAGGGTCGGTCAAGGGCCTGCAGATGCTGGCCGACATGTACAAGCAGGGCCTGGCGCCGAAGGATGCGGTAAGCTGGGGTTTCAACGAAACCGTCACCGGCTTCTATTCCGGCACCTGCGCCATGCTCAACCAGGATCCGGACGCGCTGCTCGGCATCGCCGACAAGATGAGCGCCGACGACTTCGCCGTGGCGCCGCTGCCGGTCGGACCAAGCGGCAAATCCTATCCGACGCTCGGCTACGCCGGCTGGGCGATGTTCGCCAACTCGCAGCACAAGGACGATGCCTGGAAGCTGATGGCGACCCTGCTGTCGCCAAAGGACAATCTGGAATGGGCCAAGGAAGTCGGCGTCATCCCGATCCACAATGGCGCCGACCAGGACGCTCATTTCAAGACCGAGCAGTTCAAGGGCTGGTTCACGGAACTGAGCGACAGCTCCAAATATGAGATGGTGACGCCGCCGACGCATCTGGAAAACCTCGGCAATTTCGTCGACCAGGTGGCGATCAAGAACTTCCAGGAAGTCTTGCTTGGCCAGAAGACGGCTAAGGAAGTCGCCGACCAGTGGGCAGCCTTCCTGACCAAGGAACAGCAGGACTGGCTGGCGAAGAACAAGAAGTGACGCCCTTCTTCCTTCTCCCCGTGACACGGGGAGAAGGTGTCACGAAGTGACGGATGAGGGGCAGCGCCAGAGCCTGCAAAGTTCGCGCAGCCCCCATCTGCCTGCCGGCATCTTCTCCCCGTGAACGGGGAGAAGGAAGCTGTTGCACGTCGGCACCAATCTTCCACTGCGAGCGCCAATGACCTATGCCGTGTCCGAAATACGATCCGCCGGCCGGCCGCGAAAGAAGCGGCTCTCCTACGCGACGATCGAGCCCTGGCTCTATCTCAGCCCGGCGATCATCCTGCTGGTCGTGGTGCTGCTTGTGCCGCTGGTCATCGGCATCAGCTATTCCTTCCGCAAGTTCTCGGCCTTCAAGTCGGAATATGTCGGGCTCGGGCAGTATCAGGCGATGCTGTCGGACCAGGTGCTTGGACAGGCTTTGGTCAACACGCTGTGGTGGACGGTCGCCAGCCTGTTCTTTCAGTTCTTCCTCGGCCTTGGCCTGGCGCTGCTGCTCGACAAACCGT
The genomic region above belongs to Mesorhizobium sp. B4-1-4 and contains:
- a CDS encoding DNA polymerase IV — translated: MFAAMAAPVNNPDHGFCRDCLTFQRSETRRCEGCGSPRLARHPELYRLHLAHIDCDAFYAAIEKRDNPALKDKPLIIGGGKRGVVSTACYIARIRGVRSAMPMFKALEACPEAVVIPPNMEKYVRVGREVRAMMQALTPLVEPLSIDEAFLDLAGTERLHGLPPAVVLARFAQAVEKEIGITVSAGLSYCKFLAKIASDFRKPRGFSVIGEAEAVGFLAPQPVSMIWGVGKAFNATLERDGIRTIGQLQRMERGDLMRRYGSMGDRLYRLSRGEDVRRVDPDQDAKSVSAETTFDTDIASLEELVSVLRGLSEKVSARLKKSGIAGRTVVLKLKTQDFKLRTRNRQLGDPTRLADRIFSTGVDLLRREADGTKYRLLGIGVSDLSDDDKADPPDLVDLQSRKRAMAEGAIDALRDKFGRKAVETGYTFGRGRDAHPPEPLED
- a CDS encoding GNAT family N-acetyltransferase, encoding MSTIIVPLTPELWPEFEDLFGKQGACYGCWCTHFRLAPAARRESSRERNKDHIKARIEAGPPPGLLAFEDGKAVGWMQIGPRADVPEWNNKGRGSAPIDPADASDPAVWAISCFFIRAKARGRGITHQLVEGGVDFARRSGARLVEACPIDLSRDSRSIGLFVGSSRVFEKAGFERLVERKAGRPLMRLVLGA
- a CDS encoding DUF3572 domain-containing protein translates to MANATSMREEAETLAVKALGFVASDPELLPRFLAITGIEAHSIRKAAGEPGFLAGVLQFILAHEPTLMRFAEETGTPPAAVGKALRALPLGDDNHERSI
- a CDS encoding response regulator, whose amino-acid sequence is MPKKVMIVEDNELNMKLFRDLIEASGYETVRTRNGLEALDLARQHRPDLILMDIQLPEVSGLEVTKWLKEDDDLHVIPVIAVTAFAMKGDEERIRQGGCEAYISKPISVPRFIETIKSYLGDA
- a CDS encoding PleD family two-component system response regulator — its product is MTARILVVDDIPANVRLLEVRLLAEYFEVLTATNGPDAIETCENGKVDVVLLDVMMPDMDGFEVCRRLKSDPATSHIPVVMITALDQVSDRVRGLEAGADDFLTKPVNDLQLMTRVKSLVRLKSLTDELRLRASTTRNIGIEELLSRNFASEDATPKVLLIDERKSSVERIEKMLRDRADLDVTADPHAGFFQAAETPYECVMISTAFADFDPLRLCSQLRSLDRTRFVPIILLAEEGEEERIIRGLELGINDYLMRPIDQQELTARLRTQVRRKRYNDQLRASVTQTIEMAVTDGLTGLHNRRYLDSHLQTLFDRAVARRRPLSVMITDLDRFKSINDAHGHDGGDEVLREFARRLRKNVRGIDLACRFGGEEFVVVMPDTDGAVAEKVAERIRAEIAQKPFAIGADGKTIEVTVSVGVSSVLKGVDTVAALMKRADLALYEAKSGGRNRVVAKAA
- a CDS encoding FadR/GntR family transcriptional regulator, producing MDQNSLPPIQTTARDDAVLKALVGFVRAEALQPGERLPTERILAERLKVSRNTVREALTRWEGLGLVERRQGSGTYLKAAVSPDMLHLPLTLAGGNDFTSLMRTLEIRRALEAEAAALCAERASPADIAEIERRLDIMEQAFRSRDGMSSEEDWEFHQAIYRVSGNPLFEQIIAAMHELFHSFWEHPLGVRDFGHASFPYHRTIYECIAARDPQGARAEALKLIATVEDDLKRGAAKLKFPSQT
- a CDS encoding PLP-dependent transferase; its protein translation is MNEHPTGFDHDYLTEAATLLAHDEPFPGGAVVPPIYQTSLFTFANYAEMADTFAGKRKQPIYSRGDNPTVMEFETRVAALEGAEAARGFSSGMAAISATVLAFVGAGERIVAVRNCYGDAYRLFERLLPRLNIKVDYVDGSDPDAVAAALPGAKLLYLESPTSMMFELQDLPHLTRLAREQGIVTTIDNSWATPVFQKPISHGVDLVLHSASKYLGGHSDTVAGVVAGSAAHIKHINEQTYSYLGGKLSPFEAWLLLRGLRTLPLRLPHHMKSGLTIAERLKAHGNVERVNHPAYSNHPGKATLAGYAGLFSFEVTDDIDIPVFVDALNFFRIGVSWGGHESLVVPAKASLEQTPGLNSMARFGVSPRTIRFNVGLESVEDLWADIAQAFEKARK
- a CDS encoding ABC transporter substrate-binding protein, whose translation is MKKLTVMLATVAGLAISAGGALADSTLKMVEVITSPPRTEFLKKQIAEFEAANPGVKVELISLPWGQAFEKFLTMVQAGDTPDVVEMPERWMGLYANNAQLEDLGPYMAKWDDAKTLGDRAKQFGSTVNNTQFMIPYGYYVNALFWNKKLFKEAGLDGPPATLDEFVADSKKISAIPGKYGYCLRGGPGAFNGMHMFMNIAAGKGGYFNEDGTSTINEEGSVKGLQMLADMYKQGLAPKDAVSWGFNETVTGFYSGTCAMLNQDPDALLGIADKMSADDFAVAPLPVGPSGKSYPTLGYAGWAMFANSQHKDDAWKLMATLLSPKDNLEWAKEVGVIPIHNGADQDAHFKTEQFKGWFTELSDSSKYEMVTPPTHLENLGNFVDQVAIKNFQEVLLGQKTAKEVADQWAAFLTKEQQDWLAKNKK